CCCGGGCTGAACATGTAACTGAACGCGCGCGGACTATGGAAACGGGTGACCTTGGCCAGTTGTTGATGCAGCGCGCGCACCGGGAGGTAATCGACACTCGGCACCGCAGCGCCCAACGGGAACACCCCTTCGCGCCGCGATTCGACCAACACTTGCTGAATGATGCTGGCGCGGGTGACCAGGCCTGGCCGCTCGACCCGGGCGATGTCCGGGGTCGGCGCCGTCAGTGCCGGGGTCTGGTGCACGTAGTAACCGGACTGCGGCCGTGCACGGATCAGGCCCTGATCTTCGAGGTTGGCGTAAGCCTGCAACACCGTTGCATGGCTGACATTGAGCTGCGAACTCATCTTGCGCACCGACGGCACGCGTTCTCCGGGCTGATAGACACCGCGCCGGATGTCTTCCGCCAGCTGTTGAGCAATACGTTGGTAGAGCAAGAGGTTGGTCATGACGCAGCACTCGATTTCACGGGCATTTTATTCTTGTGTGAAACAATACCGGAACAGTTTAGAAGTGTACTGGGACAGTTGCCACCATAGTCGACCGTACAGTGCAGTGTCAGCTACAACTGTACGGATTTGCGCGCTATTCGACAGACGTAAAAAAGCCCGGCGCTGCATGACAGGCCGGGCTTTCCAGAGACGCAGCCCTCAGCGGGCGGCGCCGAGCTGGCCTTTTTCGTCGGAAAACACAATTTCCACCCGACGGTTCTGTGCCCGCCCGCGCTCGGAAGCGTTGGCGTCCACCGGGTACTCGTCGCCGTAACCTTCGACCTGAATGCGCTTGTCCTCAATTCCGAGGTCCATCAACACATCGGCCACCGCTTGCGCGCGATCACGCGACAGCTTGAGGTTTTCCTGTTTGCCACCGGTGCTGTCGGTGTAGCCCTCGATACGCACCACGCGTTTCGGGTTGAGCTGCAGGAACTGCACGATCTTCAACACCACGCGATTGGCCGAGTTCTTCAGCTCCGCCTCGCCAGTATCGAACAGCACGTCACCGAGGGTCATCACCAGACCGCGATCGGTTTGCGTGGTGGCCAGCGCGACGATCTGCTCTTCGAGCCACTTGCCCTGCTGCTGCACGCTCAGCAGTTTGGACTCGCGCAGGGCCAGTTGCAGGCGTTGACGCTCCAGCTCAAGCTTCGCCGCACGCTCTTCGTTGAGCACCAGATTGGTGTGTTCGCGGGCGATTTCGCTGTAACGCTGACTCAGGTAGGCGTAATGCGCGACATCCCAGCCGCTGCCCCAATAGGTCGACAGGCGATCGGCACGGGCCAGCGATTCACCGGCGCGGATCACGTCCTTGGGCGCGATACGCAGCACATTGGAATCTTCCTTGACCTTCTGGAAGTCGCTGCTGGCCTGCTGCAAGGCGGCTTCGCTGTGTTGACCGGCGCAACCGTAGAGGCTTGCACAACCGGCCAGAATCAACCCGCCGAGGGCTTTGGACTTGAGGCTCATTGGGCATCTCCCAGTTGCTTGCGCAGACGGATGATGCGGGTGTTGAGCACGTTCAGTTGCTCTTCGCTCTTTTGCGTCAACACCTTGGCTTCTGCCAGACGTGCGTCCAGCTCGGCCTGTTCGGCGCGCATGCGGGCGTTCTTGAAAGACTCGTCGGTCATGTTGCCCTTGGCCCGGTTGAACTTGTCTTCGGCCAGTTTCATTTCCGGCAGTTCATCGGCGGTCGCACCGACAGCTTTGGCCTGGGTGATGGCCTGCTCGGTCAAACGCATTTGCTCATTGGGCGCAGGATCGTTGGCGCAGCCGGCCAGGGCCAGAACGGCCATGGCCGCGAAAAGAGGTCGAATACTCACTAAGAATCCCTACTGTTTTGGGGCACTGACAGGTGGCTGCGGCTGTTGCTGCTGAGCCTTCCAGCGCTCGATGTTGCGTTGCAGCGCGGCTTCGGTCAGTCCG
The Pseudomonas fluorescens genome window above contains:
- a CDS encoding OmpA family protein — encoded protein: MSLKSKALGGLILAGCASLYGCAGQHSEAALQQASSDFQKVKEDSNVLRIAPKDVIRAGESLARADRLSTYWGSGWDVAHYAYLSQRYSEIAREHTNLVLNEERAAKLELERQRLQLALRESKLLSVQQQGKWLEEQIVALATTQTDRGLVMTLGDVLFDTGEAELKNSANRVVLKIVQFLQLNPKRVVRIEGYTDSTGGKQENLKLSRDRAQAVADVLMDLGIEDKRIQVEGYGDEYPVDANASERGRAQNRRVEIVFSDEKGQLGAAR
- a CDS encoding DUF4398 domain-containing protein; the encoded protein is MSIRPLFAAMAVLALAGCANDPAPNEQMRLTEQAITQAKAVGATADELPEMKLAEDKFNRAKGNMTDESFKNARMRAEQAELDARLAEAKVLTQKSEEQLNVLNTRIIRLRKQLGDAQ